A segment of the Fusarium musae strain F31 chromosome 2, whole genome shotgun sequence genome:
TACAGCCCGAAGGGATAAAAGACTTAGATAACACTACATTACTATATGATATCTTATGATGAGTTTAACATACTATGTGAAGATATTGTCTTCTCACCTTTCTAAAGACTGTGTTAAGTCTTCCGGTGTATATGATGAGTACATGTTTCGGGCCATGCGAGGCGTCAACGCCTCGCATTTGGGAGGTCCATCATAATAAATGAATTGTTTGAGACATGAGATTTTTTTAccattttattaattaatagtctCTTATCAAATTCGGAGTACAGTTCCATCCCAAAGGCTTGGATGGCTCTAAGGTCACGTGCTTTCGTGATTCTTCAACCAAGCCTTGGCTACTGTCTAAAAGCTTCTGCTTTTCTCCACACTCGAACAGTTATTTACGAGTGGCATATGGTTCAGGAGACCCCAACATGTCTGACGCAAAAGCCGCCGATTTGCTGCAATTCGCTCAAGAATATGCCTCCAAAGATGTAGATCTCTATGAACTCCTTGGTATCGATGCCCTCACACCCAAGGAAGACATCCATCGCGCGTGGCGCAAGCGATCTCTGAAATATCATCCCGACAAAGCAGGCGACAATTTTGATGCGGAAAAATGGCAGCTTTTCGAACGCGCCCGCGACATCCTATCCGAAGCAGGGGCGCGCGGCGCTTACGACGGCGCCATCAAGGCTGCCCTGCTACGAAAACAAGAGCGTGAGACCATGGACAAGCAGCGTAAAGCTTTTGTTGACGACCTCGAGGCGCGAGAGAATGCTTGGAAGGTACAGAGAGCGGAAAAGGAGCAGCGGGAGAAACAAGAGATCGAGAAGGAGAGGTCACGATTAGTTGAACAGAGGCGCATgcgcgaggaagaggaaaggCGCCAAGCCGCTGCTGCGCAGGAAGTCGAAGACCTTGCGGAAGCACGCCGACGACTGaaggagaaaaaagagaagaagaaacaggaCGAGGCGAGAGAGAAGTTTCTGCGCAAGTCACGAAAGGCCGCGGAGGCTTCAGACGGCAAGCCTGCACCAGGACCAATTAATGGCGTCATGGATGTACCAGGTGACTTCTCTGTTGACTTTGGTGCTGACCAAAAGTTTTACTGGGAGCTTGTTTGCGATAAACTCCGCGCGGTTCAGGCAGTCAGGGATTTACGGCAGAAAGAAGGGACCCCTGAAGAGTACCAACAAGCGGAGCAAGGTTTACTTGATGCCAAAACGAGAATACACCAGGCAGAAGTTCGATTTGCGGAGCATGCACCTGTTTCGTAAAGGTCTTTTTAGAGAGAGGATTCGAAACAAGGTTGGTAGCTATGTCTATACGGAGTGGCTCATCTCACGCTAATATATCCCTTAGAATCACGATTCAGTGTCGAGCCGCAATATTTTGACAGCGTTCATCCCCATAACGTTCTTGAAGTCTCCCGTGTCTTGTCCCACTGCAAGAGCAACGGCCTCCGCATTCAGGCTCACGCTCTCCCATTCCCCCTGTTCATCAGTCGAAAGTGGTGGAAAGAAGGGGTGATCTGTGCCAAACATAAGCCTGTCAGCACCGCTAGCTTGAACAGCTGCCTTGAGCCCAACTTCTGAGTAAATAACAGCGTCAAGATAAACCTGCTCCCTCAACACCTCCCACACTGTTCGACGGCCCTTGTTAAGCTTGCCTTCACGAAGCAGCTGCCCGTCATGCATGATGCAGCTTTCGATCCTCCCAGCAAGGAAAGGCAGGGTTCCGCCACTGTGGGCGAGGATCATGCGCAGTTCTGGGGCTTTGTCGAAAACGCCAGCCAAGTACATCCTGGCGACAGCGATTGTTGTCTCCATAGGGAAGCCGAGGGCCAAAGGAAGCACATGCCCGTATTCGACGCTCGCTCGAGGTCCCCAGACGTCATTCGGGAGACCGTAGTGAGGATGTAGGAAGACAGTCAGTCCTGTTGTTGCGAGAGCCTCGAATATGGGGAGAAGATCAGGGTCGTCTAGGCCTTTCCCGAGTCCTGAAGTGCCCAGAATGACCCCGCGACAGTATCTGAGGATCCGAAGATGTTCTATAGAGGCGAGGACAGTCTCGAGAGTTGCTGTCAAAGGAAGTGTTCCGAAGAAAAAGAGTCTTCCAGGGTGTTCGCTGCACATGCGCGAGAATTCTTCATTGACGGACTGCGCGATTGCGCCTGACTCTGATGGGCTTAGAAAGTCTAGCCATGGATTCGCCAGGGAAATGACAGATATATCAATCCTGTGCGTATCCATGAAGTGCAACTTTTGCGCAAGCGATGCGTAATGCGATGTTAGAGGCCGCCCAGGTGGTTTTGCCTCGGGGTTGTGTGTCGCATCTTCCAATGCTTTGACCTCAGCCTCCAGAAGGATGAGTCTTGGATCAGGTGCTTGAGAAAACTTGCGGACGAGGGGGATTTGGGAACGCGATTCCAGGATATGGATATATGAGGGAGGGTACatgtgtgtgtgtatgtCCACCACGCGGGAGGTAGAGGACGACATGGTGTTTCGAATTCTGAGAATAGAGGCAATCAATGGTGGAAGTGTGAGGTTGGAAATTGGACAAAGCTTCGAGTGAGTAAAGAAGCAAGCTAGAATGTCTGGATGAGGCACAGCCAGCACACACACTCGCTATCAACTCTTGCGGGCCAAGCTGCAGCAACGTTGCAGATCAACAAATCGGGTTACCCAAGTTGAGAGACACGCATAATAAGATGCTACTTGGCCTGCTTGGGAGCGATTGAGATCGATACTAACCCCGCATGGCTGTTATCACTACAACCTTGCGATGCCCTATCACCTGCTTATCAGTAACCGTTGAGGGGTTAGGCGTTGGCCGCCGGCAAGCCTCTTTCGTTTCTAATTGCCAAGTGGAGGAATGTGCCGTTCACGCTTATCGGTTTGTATCAGAGTAGAGGTGCTGTGCCAATGTATATATATGTAGCTAGCAGATGCCAGCAAACTTAAGGACATCCCTCACCACTCATTTTCTATGCAACCTGTTTTGAAATACCTACTGCAGTTCCTTTTCATCCATTTATCTTGCCGACTATATTGCCTCTACGGATACCATTGCCATGGCCTCGGGTTTAGCTGTGAGCAAGGAGGGCCTCTTAATTCCCGTCAGTAATCCAATGCCCAGCAGGCTGTAACTCTTACCAACTAAGCTTCTCCTGTTTAAGCTCATTGACTTCTCACGCTTCCTCAGCGGAACTCCTGTGGAGCGCAATGAAACGGCCAATGCCATTCTTGACGGGTTCAAAACAGCTGGATTCATCTATCTCAAAAACCATCCCATCCTTCCAGAAGACTTACAGCATGCATTTGATCTATCAGCCCGTTTCTTCAATGAAcctttggagaagaagatggaggtaGTCTGGACAACTCCAGAGGCAAACCGAGGCTATTCAGCCCCTGGACGCGAGAAAGTCAGTCAGCTCAAGGATATTCAGGAGGTTGAGAAAGTGCGTGCTGCTTTGCCGGACTTGAAAGAGAGTCTTGAGATTGGCCGTGAAGATGAGCCCGGACATCCGAATAGATGG
Coding sequences within it:
- a CDS encoding hypothetical protein (EggNog:ENOG41); translated protein: MSSSTSRVVDIHTHMYPPSYIHILESRSQIPLVRKFSQAPDPRLILLEAEVKALEDATHNPEAKPPGRPLTSHYASLAQKLHFMDTHRIDISVISLANPWLDFLSPSESGAIAQSVNEEFSRMCSEHPGRLFFFGTLPLTATLETVLASIEHLRILRYCRGVILGTSGLGKGLDDPDLLPIFEALATTGLTVFLHPHYGLPNDVWGPRASVEYGHVLPLALGFPMETTIAVARMYLAGVFDKAPELRMILAHSGGTLPFLAGRIESCIMHDGQLLREGKLNKGRRTVWEVLREQVYLDAVIYSEVGLKAAVQASGADRLMFGTDHPFFPPLSTDEQGEWESVSLNAEAVALAVGQDTGDFKNVMGMNAVKILRLDTES